From the Lysinibacillus fusiformis genome, the window AAAAAATTATGCTGTTTGCAATTCCTTACCTGAGCTCTTAAGCGTTAGCATGATGATAAAGGAAATACAATACAGTGCTGCTAAGTAAATCATAACGACAGTCATATCGTAGCTTTGTAAAATATAGCCGACAAAGATTGGTGAAAACCCACCTATAGCTCGACCAAAGTTAAAAATGGTGTTTGTTGCAGTACTGCGAATTTGTACCGGATAGAAGCTACTAATTAATGCACCATATCCTGCAAACATGCCATTAGAGAAGAATCCTACAACCGCACCACCTACTAATATCGCTACTGCACCTGTTGCAAATGAGTAAAGGAATACAGCACATGCAGAGGCTAATAAAAAGATACCGAATGTTCGCTTTGCACCAAAACGATCCATAAATCTACCAAACGTCAGCATTCCAATGATCATGCCGACTGCGGTACTAATTGTCCACAATGCTGAGCTTGAGACCGATAAACCCTGCGATTTCTGTAGCATCGATGGTAGCCAAATCATCAGACCATTATAGCCTGCAATTTGAACAGTAGCCATTAGAATCAGAGAGAGTGTTGTCATGGTGATACGTGGTGAAGCAAATAACTGTGTCAATTTCCCGTTCTCTTGCTTATTTTTTTGTTTTTTCTGCGCTGCTAACCATTCTGGTGATTCATCAATATTTTTACGTACGATAAAGGCGAAAATGACTGGTAGTAATCCTACAAAGAATAATGCTCGCCATCCTAATGTTGGTAAAATAATAGCACTTAACAAAGCTGCTAAAATTACTCCATATTGTGCACCTACACTGACGTAGGAGGATGCTCTGCCTTGTTTATTTTTTGGCCAAGCCTCTGCCACAAGCGCCATACCAATACCGTATTCCCCACCTGCACCTAAGCCAGCAATAAATCTATACACATAAACTTGTTCAATACTTGTTGCTACTCCTGTTAAGGCCGTTCCGATAGCAAATAAAATAATCGTATACGTAAACACTTTTACTCGACCATATTTATCTGCTAACACTCCGAAAACAATACCACCCAGTAGCATCCCAATATTCGTGATGGATGAAATCAATCCACCTGTTGCAAGGTCAATATTAAATTCTGCAATAATCATTGTCATAGCAAAAGAAATAAACATAATGTCCATTCCTTCTAGCGTTAACCCAGCCACTGAAGCGACCACGGTTTTTTTACGATAATCCATTCTTTTTAGCCTCCAATTTTCTAGTTGTCGATCTCTTTTAGTGAATGGATTATAGCTGTCATGTCCATTCTCTTTTGAAGCCTCACGGGACTTCCTTTAAAAGAGGGTTATGGAACAAAATAAAGCCCTTTCGTCACAGAGGACAAAAGGGCATGACAAAGCAAAGATATTAGCTTAAAAATATCACATAGCCCTTTTCAGCCTCTCTGGACCGTATTAAAGGATTTTTATATCGTTCATTTATACCGTTCTACATTCTATAAGATTTCGAATGAAAAAGCAATGGTTGAATAGTGGAAATTTAAGTCGCTATTTCTATAAAGTTTTGAGCAAACTGATAAATTAAATAGGCAGGTACAGCCAAATTTAGGTTTTGACCATCATCGAAGCCTGCTGTAATCAATCCGACCAATCGACCATGCATATCCAATAAAGCACCACCCGAACTGCCGTTTGAAATAGCAGCCGTAAATTGAATCATAGACATTTGTCGTATATCACGAAAGCCGGAAACAATCCCATCAGAAACCGAATTAAACAATCCTAAAGGACTGCCAATCGCCACAATTTTTTGCCCTCGAACTAATTGTCCATCCATTTTAACAGGTAAAGGATGGCTAATTCTGTCTACCTTTAAAATAGCCAAATCATGCATATCATGATATTTCACAAATTGATGGGTAATATACTCGTTGGTATCATTTTCATATAGCACAGAATAGTATTTTCCACCACCCACAACATGCAAGTTCGTCAATATATACCCCGCTTGATGGAGAACGACACCAGAGCCAAAGCATAAAACCTTGTCATCCTCTCCGAATGTCTTAATCATCACAACAGATGTGGCTAAGGAAGCTAATTGCTCATAGCTCCACTCTTCTGTCGTATTCGTATTTTGAGCCGGAATGTTCAATTGTCTTGCAGTACTTTTAGTAGGCAATGTTATTTCTTTTTCATAGAAATGACGACACATATGTAAGGTAGATGACGTTTCTATAATAGGGTACAAATTGGCCATATCTCCTTTAGGATTCATGTAACAAATATCGCACCCCAGTGTCGATAAGAAATATAAAAACAATAATTCATGCTGCGTGATGTCACCTATAAAAACAATTTTTTGGGACGTTTGATTTTCCTCAGAAAAAATTTGTGGTAAATAATAATCCATCCAATACAAAAATTTAACTGCAAAATTTTTTAACAACGTTTCATTAGGATAAGTCTGATTTTCTTTAAATAGTTGAATCATCTGTTTAAAGCTTAGCTTTTTTGTCCATTCAAGTTGATCACTCGCTAATTTACTACATAAAGGTACCTTATACAGTAATTGCGTGTTGTCAGCAGCAGTCTGCCACATTCTCCAACTTTCCGACAATCTATCTACATCTTCCTTATTGCGGATGATCTCAAGCTTATGTAGTCGTAAATAAAATACGTTTTGCTTGGAGAAATACTCCTCCATTTTTAGAATATCTTCTTTATAAAGTTCTACAGAATTAGGTATACCAATATATCGTAGAAAAACAACTTCCTTCGTAAGGGAATGTTTGTTGTGATTAATTTGCATAAACTCCTGAAAAGTATTTACTGATTTTTTATATTTAATTTTTAACGGTCTAGTTGTCACAATCATCTTCATACAACTCCTATAAGTACGTCATTACATATAATGGTACTTATATACAATTCTCTGATGTTTCTCTAAATCCTCTATTCGTTGCAAACAAAAAAGCCCAACTCTATAAAGAATTGGACGTTTTATTCAACTTTCTAAAATACCAGGAAATACCTTTCAGAAGTATAACTAATGGTAGGCTTGTATAAATAATAAGCCTTTCATGAAAACAGGGTCCCCACTACTACCAGCATCTGTAGCCAAAATACCAACAGTTAATGAAAAGGGTAAAATAGCTGCATTGATTGCCAAACTAAACATTATAAATGACAAATTTCTTCGTCGGATGGGTTAACTAAGGCAATACAATTTTGAAGTGTTTTTTAACTCGATTATTCTATGGTATATTTTAGGCTGGAGGATATCCCACAACTCATAATATGGTATTAATTTGCTCGAATGTCTAATTTTTGTATACTTCATATAGGTGTAGAATTCATTTATAAAACTGGCAATAAAATCTGCTACTTGTAATAAAGACTGGTTTAGTTGCTGATTGTATTTTATATGAATATTACTCCAATAATTATCTTTCCTCCATTTTGGCTAATTAACTCTTAGTGAAAGATGTTCATGTAATCAGATATCAGATTCATTGTCTCTTTTGGGTTGTCCGTCTATTGTTATAATGACGTTTTTATTTGAATCATTTGGAATAGTATCAGCCAATCTACTTATTACTTTATCTATAAAGTAATTCTCAGTTTGTTCCCTATGTCTACTGCACCAATCTTTATTAAAAATTCTATGTGAGTCATTAAGAAGTGATTTATTTTCAACAATGTAAAAAATCCTAAGATCAGCCCAACTGGAAATTATTTAAATACTTTTTTTCTTTGCTCATAAGTGGCCATATTGCTTTTGCCTTTTTTAATTTTGGATAACTTTCTAACTGTTGGTTGTAATTTTAGCAAAAATAGAATCAAGTAAATTTGTCAATTTTCTATAACCAGATTTAATAGAGAAACCCCACTCATACATAAAAGTGACCACCAGAAGAATTAATTACCCCTGAATCATCTAAGTATACATAATTTTCTCCTTATTTTATCTTTATTAAAGTTAAGAGATTTATCATACCTTAGTTCTCTACGAAAGGAAATTTCTCTTTAATTCTTCTTGTTTGTTTAATATTTCGTCTTTAAGCTCATTTAAACTAATTAAAAGTGTTTTTGCTTCTTCGACATTTTCAAAATCCATATTATTTATTAGAATTTGTTTATTATTTAACTTCATAATATGTGTTTTCACCCTACTCTTGTTTCTATATTTACTTTCTTCCCCATTAATTTCAAATAGTACCTCTGATAGCTTCTTTTGTGGATCAAGAAGAAAATTAGACATTTGTTCATAACTTGTTAGTTCTATAAACGATTCATTTCTTAAATCATTAACACTAACCAACTTCATTTCAATTTTACGCAACATTGTTTTTCTAATCATTTCAATCTTATATTGCATAACTAAATTGCTTTTTTCTTTTTGAAGTTTATCTAGCCATATAATTAAAGTATATAAAGCAGATAATGTATATGTACCATTGGCTAAATTTTCTTCTATTTCACTATGTGGATAATATTGAAAAACTTTAATTCTACTTGCAATTTGAGATTCACTAATGTTCATCTTGTGAGACAACTCTTTATATGAACATTTATCCCATACAATCCACATTTCATAAGTGTACTTCGCCCACTCATAAACACTCCAATCAACTTTTCCAGCTTGAGCAGAACCTAATCGATCAAGTTCTTCAGCATCAGATTTTGGTGCATGTACAACCAAAACAGGAATTTCTCTTATTCCTAATTGTTGAGCTGCAAACCATCGCCGATGTCCAGAAAGAATAACATATTTTGATTCTTTTTTGTAACATGTAATTCCAGTTTCCCAACCCTTATCTTTAATTATTCTCTGCATTTCTTCAGATTTTGTTGAGTAATTTTTTCGAGGATTCAAAGGATTGGGAAATACCTCATTTATATTTGTCCAAATTAATTTTATTCTTTCCATATGTCCCCCACTATTTAATATATTTAATTATTAGATCACCTTTATTACTGACTGTATCCAATAATTTTTGTAATTCACCAATTAATTTATCTGCCTCATTCTTTGTACGACACTTTATTTTTTTATATCATTTGTTGTAGTATTTACTATTAAATTATTTTGTAAGAAATCATTATTTTTTGCTTGATTTTTAGAAATAATATCCAATTGACAATCTGATAATTTTTTTGTTATGTCTGTGAGGAAGTTTATTATTTCTTGAGAGTTATTGGAGTTAACCAATGATTTATCATTTACTATTTGACTATTAAAACATTTATTTTCATATTTTTTAAGAAGCTGTTTTCTAATGAAATCTTCTCCCAAAGACTCTACCACGGTTTTATTGTATTTATTCAACTTGTTTATCCATAAATTGATATAATACAACATAGTGATTGAATACATTCCATTCTCAAGCTTATCCTCCACTTCGATCCTAGGATAATATTGATATACTCTTATACGGGCAGTAATTAGCCCTTGTGTAACCCCCAGCTTTTTCGATAATTCCGAATATGAAATTTCATTCAGGTTTTTCCATGTATCATACGTAAACTTTGCCCACTCATAAGGACTCCAATCTACTTGTCCTCCTTGTACAGAACCCAATCGATCTAACTCTTCAGCCTCATTTTTTGGTGGCTCTACAATAAATATTGGGAGTTGTAATGCCCCCATAGTTTTTGCAGCATACCATCTTCTATGACCTGATAGTATTATGTAATATTCTCTGTTTTTATAACAAGTAATTCCCTCTTCCCAACCCTTTGAATTTATTATGTCTTGCATTTCATTAGACTTAATTGAATGATCTTTTCTTGGATTCAACGGATTTGGAAGTATTTTATCTATATCGATCCATTCTAAACTTGCTTGCAATTTTGCTCCTCCTTTTTTAATACTTCGATTTAATAGCACCATATATTTTCTTGTGAGTCTAACCACTCTAATATAACACAACACTTTCCATATAAACCTATTTATTCTTATTAATATAATAATTTCTTGTAAACCCAAATTTATTCTTATTATGATAAAAGTTTTCTTGAAGTTCGACCATATATCCATTATTTTTCTTAATATTCAGTTTTTTAAAAAAGCAAATTGTTCCAGACTTTCAATTTCTAATATTTTTTTAGTTAAAAAAAGGAGTAAAGAAAAGGAAATTTTATCCCCAAATCTATACTCCTATTCCTTATGTCTCCTACTAGAGTTTATATCCAGTAACTTCTTTTAAATATATTTTGCAAAAATCATTAATTTAACTCCATCATACAAAGTGTATGGCAATATATGTGATGTTAATCAATATTGTTTGATTCAAAGTTATCCAGTAAGGCACGCACTTCATCCGTTGATTTTGTGTTCATCAATTGACTTCTTAATTCGCCTGCTCCACGGAATCCTTTGACATAAATTTTGAAGAAGCGATGAAGCCCTGTGATGGAACGTGGTAGTTCTTCCGCATATTGATCTTGAAGATCCAGCTGCAGTCTTAAAAGATCAAGATACTCTTTACTACTATGCTCTTTTGGCTCTTTTTCAAAAGCAAAAGGATTTTTAAAAATACCTCGCCCAATCATCACCCCATCAATACCGTATTGTTCAGCTAGCTGCAGTCCCGTTTGACGGTCAGGAATATCTCCATTGATTGTTAGTAGCGTATTGGGTGCAATACGGTCACGTAATTTTTTGATTTCCGGAATAAGCTCCCAATGCGCATCTACTAGGCTCATTTCCTTTCTTGTTCTCAGATGGATCGAAAGGTTCGCAATATCCTGCTTTAAAATATGTGTTAGCCAACCCTCCCACTCATTTACATCCTTGTAGCCAAGTCGCGTTTTCACGCTGACAGGCAGTCCGCCCGCTTTTGCTGCTTGAATCAATTCTGCCGCGACATCTGGACGGAGAATAAGGCCACTCCCCTTCCCTCTTGATGCTACATTCGGTACAGGGCAACCCATATTAATATCAATTCCTTTAAACCCCAGCTCTGCCACACCAATACTCATTTCACGGAAATACTCGGGATTATCTCCCCAAATATGTGCCACCATTGGCTGCTCATCTTCTGTAAAGAGCAAACGGCCACGCACACTTTTCTTTCCCTCTGGATGACAGTAGCTATCCGAATTTGTAAACTCAGTAAAAAACACATCTGGTCGACCAGCCTCACTTACAACGTGACGAAAAACAACATCTGTCACATCTTCCATCGGTGCAAGCACAAAAAATGGTCTTGGTAAATCACGCCAAAAATTATCTATCATGTTAATTCCAAATCCTCTCACTATGGATAAAACTCTATGCTCTCAGTTAAAAATTATAAAGTCAAATGTTACATTTATTTCATTAGCTAATGTAAAAATCAACAATGTTAATTTTAACGAAAATCAGTCCTAAATGGTATTTTAAAAAACAAAAAAGTAGATGGTATAGATTTTCTCTATCTCATCTACTTTTATTATACCCACTTCAAGCACGTGACAGCTTCACAATCTATCCATGGTCAATTTTATCTCATCTATTCTGTAATTAAACTGTAGGCAGAATTTTTTTTGATTTTAAGGATACCGTTATCAGATTAATTTTCTACGTTATTACATTCATTGGGGTTCCTCTTATTTCACAGTATTCAGCAAGCTATCCACGACAAAGTCAAGCTGCTTATCTAGCGAAAAGATATCATTGTAGAAGAACAACCCAAAGCTCATATCGATAAGTCTGTCCTCCTTCACTGCCGGAATGTTATTCCAAATGCGGTTGTCTGATAAATCTTCCATTCCTTCAAAGGCAGAGCGAAAGACATAATCACCAGCATACTGAGTCAATACTTCGTAGGAAACATCCATGCTAGTAGCATCATTTTTGGAGGTTTCTATTTTCTGTTGCACAATTTCAGGTGCTTTCATTCCTAAATATTGATAAATAATCTGTGACCCACGTCCGTAACCCATCCCCACCATTACAGCCATAGAACCTTTGTTGCTTTCCATAATTGTGACGGTTTTGTCCAAAATACCAGCTTGCTGCAACTTCTGCTTGCTTAGTTCCACCTTATTATAAAAATTGTCCAAAAGTTCTTTGGCCTGGTCTTCTTTACCAAATGCTTTCCCCAAGATTTCCATGCGTTCTTCTACAGGTAAATCATATGGTATATAAAGAGTGGGGGCGATTTTATTAAGATTGTCGTAAATTTCATCTGTTGTAACAATAATGAGATCCGGATCAAGGGCAAGCACCGCTTCTGGGCTCGGTTGCCCATCTCCCAAAGTGGTGATACCATCCAATTCGCTAGCGATAGCCGCATCACCTTCTCCCACCAGAGTGGAGATACCAACAGGCTTTATTCCTAGAGCAAGCAGATCGCCCATCAAATACAAGACAACGACCCGCTGTGGGTTAACAGGCACTTCTACATCTCCTTTGAGCGTGTGTACAATTCTCGTTTGCGACGTCTCCTTGGTATCAGCATTTGATGTTGTCTGTGTTTGCGTCTCTGACGGGCTCGTCGTCGCTCCATTATTGACAGGCGCAGTCGATGAACACCCCGATAACAACAACATCAAACTCATGGCTGCCGCCAATATTATTTCCTTATTTCTTATCTTTCCGAACATTAATAATTCCTCATTTCCCTTAGATTTGACTAATTTATCTAGTACTCTCTCATTGTAATGAGGGTGATAATCATTATCAATATCATTAATGTCCATTTCAGTTATCATTTTTATCCGATACTCACTTGGCGTCATATGATTATATTTTTTAAACATGCGGATTAAATTTAATCCGTCCACAAATCCACACCCAGCTGCGATTTCTTGAATAGTAGCATTTGTGTATTGCAAATGCCGCTTTGCTGAATCCAGCCTTATCTCATTCAAGTACTCCTGAAGGCTTTTATGCTCGCGTTTTTTAAAAAGCCTAATTAACTGGCTCCTACTAATGGGTAGCATTTCAATAAGCTGTTGAATAGACACAGGTTCGCTATAGTGTTGCTCCAGATATTGCTTGGCTAAAGCCACATAATCGGGCTGGAAATAAAGAATATCTCCCTTCTCCAACTCATTGTAAATCTCATAGACAATCTGATACAGAACAATCTTTGAATAAAATTGATTTAACACAGATTCCTGATCCCAATGGTCTTTCATATTCAAAAACTTCTCCTTAAAAAAAATGGGATTCCCTGGTGAGAATCCATACGTTTGTATAAACGGATTAATATGTTCTAACAAACGATAAATTTGTCTTTTGTAAAATGGAGGAGTTTCTGCTCTATACAGCACCATGTATGTCTCAAGACTTCTGCTAGTAGGATGAATCGATAATTCCGTTCCTTTCCCTCCATGAAAAATACCAAAGCGTTCCGATTGATATAATGTGTGATCCAGTTTTATATTAGCCGTTCCACCACAGGTATATACCAACATACTAGTCGGCATCCTGTAACTTTGGATCGGCTTGTCTGGATGAAGCATTTTGTAACGAACATCTATTAATGAAATGGATGAGCGTGTCCATAATTGTACAGCCATATCGATCATTTCTTTTGTAAAATGATTAGTTGAATCCACATCTTCCAACATATATCTCGACTCCTTCAATCCACATCATATTTGTATGGTAATATAAATGATAATGATTATCAACTTCAATTTGAGGAATATAATATAAATTTAGATGTTGCCGAATTAAAAATACATATTCTACGAAAACTTAACCCTAAACAACCAATAACGGAGCTAACACCTACAATCATTCATAATATAACAGTAAATTAGAGGTGCATTATCACACTTCTAAACCGTCTGCTTTATATGTTTTATACAATATTAAATTAGATGTACCGAAGACACTTCCTAATAAAGCATACGTTGAAAAGCAAGCTTAATTAAGGATTATTCAGCTAACTTCAACCATGCA encodes:
- a CDS encoding MFS transporter, which translates into the protein MDYRKKTVVASVAGLTLEGMDIMFISFAMTMIIAEFNIDLATGGLISSITNIGMLLGGIVFGVLADKYGRVKVFTYTIILFAIGTALTGVATSIEQVYVYRFIAGLGAGGEYGIGMALVAEAWPKNKQGRASSYVSVGAQYGVILAALLSAIILPTLGWRALFFVGLLPVIFAFIVRKNIDESPEWLAAQKKQKNKQENGKLTQLFASPRITMTTLSLILMATVQIAGYNGLMIWLPSMLQKSQGLSVSSSALWTISTAVGMIIGMLTFGRFMDRFGAKRTFGIFLLASACAVFLYSFATGAVAILVGGAVVGFFSNGMFAGYGALISSFYPVQIRSTATNTIFNFGRAIGGFSPIFVGYILQSYDMTVVMIYLAALYCISFIIMLTLKSSGKELQTA
- a CDS encoding trypsin-like peptidase domain-containing protein; protein product: MIVTTRPLKIKYKKSVNTFQEFMQINHNKHSLTKEVVFLRYIGIPNSVELYKEDILKMEEYFSKQNVFYLRLHKLEIIRNKEDVDRLSESWRMWQTAADNTQLLYKVPLCSKLASDQLEWTKKLSFKQMIQLFKENQTYPNETLLKNFAVKFLYWMDYYLPQIFSEENQTSQKIVFIGDITQHELLFLYFLSTLGCDICYMNPKGDMANLYPIIETSSTLHMCRHFYEKEITLPTKSTARQLNIPAQNTNTTEEWSYEQLASLATSVVMIKTFGEDDKVLCFGSGVVLHQAGYILTNLHVVGGGKYYSVLYENDTNEYITHQFVKYHDMHDLAILKVDRISHPLPVKMDGQLVRGQKIVAIGSPLGLFNSVSDGIVSGFRDIRQMSMIQFTAAISNGSSGGALLDMHGRLVGLITAGFDDGQNLNLAVPAYLIYQFAQNFIEIAT
- a CDS encoding ParB/RepB/Spo0J family partition protein, translating into MERIKLIWTNINEVFPNPLNPRKNYSTKSEEMQRIIKDKGWETGITCYKKESKYVILSGHRRWFAAQQLGIREIPVLVVHAPKSDAEELDRLGSAQAGKVDWSVYEWAKYTYEMWIVWDKCSYKELSHKMNISESQIASRIKVFQYYPHSEIEENLANGTYTLSALYTLIIWLDKLQKEKSNLVMQYKIEMIRKTMLRKIEMKLVSVNDLRNESFIELTSYEQMSNFLLDPQKKLSEVLFEINGEESKYRNKSRVKTHIMKLNNKQILINNMDFENVEEAKTLLISLNELKDEILNKQEELKRNFLS
- a CDS encoding ParB/RepB/Spo0J family partition protein, which produces MQASLEWIDIDKILPNPLNPRKDHSIKSNEMQDIINSKGWEEGITCYKNREYYIILSGHRRWYAAKTMGALQLPIFIVEPPKNEAEELDRLGSVQGGQVDWSPYEWAKFTYDTWKNLNEISYSELSKKLGVTQGLITARIRVYQYYPRIEVEDKLENGMYSITMLYYINLWINKLNKYNKTVVESLGEDFIRKQLLKKYENKCFNSQIVNDKSLVNSNNSQEIINFLTDITKKLSDCQLDIISKNQAKNNDFLQNNLIVNTTTNDIKK
- a CDS encoding tRNA dihydrouridine synthase, with the translated sequence MIDNFWRDLPRPFFVLAPMEDVTDVVFRHVVSEAGRPDVFFTEFTNSDSYCHPEGKKSVRGRLLFTEDEQPMVAHIWGDNPEYFREMSIGVAELGFKGIDINMGCPVPNVASRGKGSGLILRPDVAAELIQAAKAGGLPVSVKTRLGYKDVNEWEGWLTHILKQDIANLSIHLRTRKEMSLVDAHWELIPEIKKLRDRIAPNTLLTINGDIPDRQTGLQLAEQYGIDGVMIGRGIFKNPFAFEKEPKEHSSKEYLDLLRLQLDLQDQYAEELPRSITGLHRFFKIYVKGFRGAGELRSQLMNTKSTDEVRALLDNFESNNID
- a CDS encoding AraC family transcriptional regulator, which gives rise to MLEDVDSTNHFTKEMIDMAVQLWTRSSISLIDVRYKMLHPDKPIQSYRMPTSMLVYTCGGTANIKLDHTLYQSERFGIFHGGKGTELSIHPTSRSLETYMVLYRAETPPFYKRQIYRLLEHINPFIQTYGFSPGNPIFFKEKFLNMKDHWDQESVLNQFYSKIVLYQIVYEIYNELEKGDILYFQPDYVALAKQYLEQHYSEPVSIQQLIEMLPISRSQLIRLFKKREHKSLQEYLNEIRLDSAKRHLQYTNATIQEIAAGCGFVDGLNLIRMFKKYNHMTPSEYRIKMITEMDINDIDNDYHPHYNERVLDKLVKSKGNEELLMFGKIRNKEIILAAAMSLMLLLSGCSSTAPVNNGATTSPSETQTQTTSNADTKETSQTRIVHTLKGDVEVPVNPQRVVVLYLMGDLLALGIKPVGISTLVGEGDAAIASELDGITTLGDGQPSPEAVLALDPDLIIVTTDEIYDNLNKIAPTLYIPYDLPVEERMEILGKAFGKEDQAKELLDNFYNKVELSKQKLQQAGILDKTVTIMESNKGSMAVMVGMGYGRGSQIIYQYLGMKAPEIVQQKIETSKNDATSMDVSYEVLTQYAGDYVFRSAFEGMEDLSDNRIWNNIPAVKEDRLIDMSFGLFFYNDIFSLDKQLDFVVDSLLNTVK